A genomic region of Denticeps clupeoides chromosome 9, fDenClu1.1, whole genome shotgun sequence contains the following coding sequences:
- the ankrd50l gene encoding ankyrin repeat domain-containing protein 50, with protein MRGPSPSPLRSRRFHCREWALEKLRRCLDARRGARAPAGVLVTGGAGAGKTALCTEAVWPQSDGGRGTGLAARCLAWHFCQREDEGSVAAWRFVLNLAEQLRASPLLPADFRRALDRPEIAATLDPLHCQRDPVDTFKRAILEPLLDLPTPAWSVYVLVDSLDSGCGGVGDGVSVGAASMAAQSPSITELLAKHVNVLPSWILLVCSARRQNKAVCKMFSGFRRICLDDLRKPPVVRDVQQYILCRLNQESSLRRQLTPETADMLNLLHIKSGSCFLFLQRVLDGVSAGLVGLREIRDIPGTLNGLYLWLCQRLFPRKLFVHIRPLLNALLASPRPLTPQQLYTAVWTQDTGLSLGDFSTRLGALSTLLIEGPSGSKLLFHSSFAEWLTDVKYCTQKYLCNVREGHLMLAMALSSRAKSLSTEETCHLGHHLLSCGVHADNPALLGLWMLWNGVPSLDNYSKEKDSLDCGGDTRQSLFSMYNAPVLIHQDVLQLLMKSGVYPATCSPENGPSMGVNCVRGSGGIVRKALQREDSVRALLDSGVNVNWTEPSDGRTLLATAALKGSADIAALLLCHGANLLQSDHQGQTPLTLATRQGHVEVLHVLLDWAQDHHGTEAAVLRSMLEHADGEGWTALRSAAWGGHVDAVRLLLEAGAEVDGCDSEGRTALRAAAWAGHEEILLTLLGHGAQVNLADREGRTPLIAAAFMGHKEAVAILLDAGAEVDLADGDGRTALSVAALCVPNGGKGYGDVVSLLLESGANPAHRDHDGMTPLLLAAYEGQEEVLELLLEAGADVDECAGAQNSTITTVTPLLAAASMGHHSVVNRILFWGAAVDVIDSEGRTALCLAAARGSLDVVRSLLDRGLDENHKDDLGWTPLHAAACEGHRSVCAVLTEKGSMARVGEADAEGRTPLILAAQEGHCSTARLLLDRRSPIDKRGYDGHSALSAAALQRHREVVELLMRRGADTDVRDAEGRPLLYLLVLEGHLDMVSLLMEKGGVPLESRDAEGRTALHVAAWHGNAEAIKLLLGHGSDPNSQDSEGRSPLHSVGWRGHAVAGRMLLEARGVNVELACHQGATALSIAAQEGHTEIVSIFLEKGADPDHVDRYGRTPVKVAGKRGHFNIVRLLESYGAKPYPGLLLPPPPSRNPCPSQISNVKTQFFASSGSTGEVGVVGQSKPTESSTSSASPSVSCSPSSTADRFHSIPSSSSTCHSLATVQTVPADSLTFTQQIQQHSLPRCRSRPSTLPPSGSNAPSLYSSNQRSQVRTTAKVSPPPSSEPLVPNQPTNNLLESLDSNFTFKAQTHVIGEDLVKSPHQLVGGGKWNSVMASLGVTPGQDARPLTKRESPLLGYPPPNQKDTWDLLRKMPFSPTINLSVTSPSALADESMVSMTTTDPQLNLKQAIKLQFEGPTSAALYKRETPL; from the exons ATGAGGGGTCCCAGCCCCAGTCCGCTCAGGAGCCGGCGCTTCCACTGCCGGGAATGGGCCCTGGAGAAGCTGCGGCGCTGCCTGgacgcgcggcgcggcgctcgGGCTCCTGCGGGCGTGCTGGTCACCGGCGGCGCCGGGGCGGGGAAGACGGCTCTCTGCACGGAGGCCGTTTGGCCGCAGTCGGACGGCGGGCGCGGCACGGGGCTGGCGGCGCGGTGCTTGGCGTGGCATTTCTGCCAGAGGGAGGACGAGGGGAGCGTGGCGGCGTGGCGGTTCGTCCTCAACCTCGCGGAGCAGCTGAGGGCGAGCCCCCTCCTGCCGGCCGACTTCCGGCGAGCGCTGGACAGGCCTGAGATCGCGGCCACGCTGGACCCCCTCCACTGCCAGCGGGACCCCGTGGACACCTTCAAAAG GGCTATATTGGAACCCCTGCTGGATCTCCCTACTCCAGCATGGAGTGTCTATGTTCTGGTGGACTCTCTGGATTCAGGATGCGGAGGGGTCGGGGATGGGGTCAGTGTGGGAGCCGCATCCATGGCTGCCCAGAGTCCCTCCATTACTGAACTCCTGGCCAAGCATGTGAACGTCCTTCCCAGCTGGATCCTACTGGTCTGCTCTGCGCGGCGTCAGAACAAAGCTGTGTGCAAGATGTTCTCAG GGTTCCGAAGGATATGCCTGGACGACTTAAGGAAGCCTCCAGTGGTCCGTGATGTTCAGCAATACATCCTGTGTCGTCTCAACCAGGAGAGCTCTCTACGAAGGCAGTTAACTCCTGAGACTGCCGACATGCTAAATCTCCTGCACATCAAGAGTGGAAGCTGCTTCCTGTTCCTGCAGCGCGTGCTGGACGGGGTCTCTGCTGGTCTGGTGGGTCTGCGGGAGATCCGAGATATTCCAGGAACCCTCAATGGCCTTTACCTGTGGCTATGCCAGCGCCTCTTCCCTAGGAAGCTCTTTGTCCACATCCGACCGCTACTCAATGCCCTTCTCGCCTCACCTCGACCCTTAACCCCACAGCAGCTTTACACTGCTGTCTGGACTCAAGACACTGGCCTCAGCCTGGGGGATTTTAGTACAAGACTTGGAGCTTTGTCCACACTCCTCATTGAGGGACCAAGTGGAAGCAAGCTGTTGTTCCACAGTAGCTTTGCAGAGTGGTTAACAGACGTGAAGTACTGTACGCAGAAGTACCTGTGCAATGTGCGAGAAGGTCACCTTATGCTTGCCATGGCCCTGTCCAGCCGAGCTAAGAGTCTGTCCACAGAGGAGACCTGCCATCTGGGCCATCATCTTCTCAGTTGTGGGGTCCATGCAGACAACCCAGCTCTCCTTGGACTGTGGATGCTATGGAACGGGGTACCGTCTCTTGACAATTACTCCAAAGAAAAGGACAGTCTGGATTGTGGAGGAGACACACGCCAGTCACTTTTCTCCATGTATAATGCCCCTGTGCTAATTCATCAGGATGTCCTGCAGCTCCTGATGAAGAGTGGGGTGTACCCTGCCACTTGTTCTCCTGAAAATGGCCCTAGCATGGGTGTCAATTGCGTAAGGGGCTCTGGAGGTATTGTTCGAAAGGCACTTCAGAGGGAGGACTCGGTCCGAGCACTTCTGGACAGTGGGGTGAATGTCAACTGGACCGAGCCTTCTGATGGACGCACCCTGCTGGCCACAGCAGCTCTTAAAGGGTCAGCAGATATAGCTGCGCTCTTGCTGTGCCATGGAGCTAACTTGCTTCAAAGTGACCATCAGGGCCAAACTCCACTCACTCTGGCAACCAGACAAGGGCATGTGGAGGTACTTCATGTATTGCTAGACTGGGCCCAAGACCACCATGGAACAGAGGCTGCAGTGTTAAGAAGTATGCTGGAGCATGCAGACGGTGAAGGCTGGACTGCGCTCCGCTCCGCGGCCTGGGGAGGACATGTTGATGCAGTCAGGCTTCTCCTTGAGGCAGGGGCTGAAGTAGATGGCTGTGACTCTGAGGGACGAACAGCTCTCCGAGCAGCAGCCTGGGCTGGACATGAGGAGATTTTGCTTACACTCCTAGGTCATGGAGCTCAGGTAAACTTGGCAGACCGCGAGGGTCGCACTCCGCTCATTGCTGCAGCATTCATGGGGCACAAAGAGGCAGTGGCAATCCTTCTAGATGCAGGGGCAGAGGTGGATCTTGCTGACGGGGATGGAAGGACAGCCTTGTCGGTGGCGGCACTCTGTGTCCCCAATGGAGGAAAGGGCTACGGGGATGTTGTCAGCCTTTTGCTGGAATCGGGGGCTAACCCAGCACACAGGGACCATGATGGAATGACTCCATTGCTGCTTGCTGCATATGAGGGCCAAGAGGAGGTGCTGGAGCTTTTGCTAGAGGCTGGAGCCGATGTGGACGAGTGTGCCGGGGCCCAGAATTCCACCATAACCACAGTCACTCCTCTTCTCGCAGCAGCGTCCATGGGTCATCACAGTGTTGTGAACCGCATTCTTTTCTGGGGTGCGGCAGTGGATGTGATTGACAGTGAAGGCCGTACAGCACTATGCCTGGCTGCTGCTCGTGGAAGCCTAGATGTTGTTCGTTCTCTGCTAGATCGTGGCCTTGATGAGAACCACAAGGATGATCTTGGATGGACACCTTTGCATGCAGCCGCTTGTGAGGGCCACCGCAGCGTTTGTGCAGTCCTTACTGAGAAAGGCAGTATGGCCAGGGTTGGAGAAGCTGATGCAGAGGGCAGGACCCCCCTCATCCTGGCTGCACAGGAaggccactgcagcacagctagGCTCCTTCTGGATCGAAGGTCTCCTATTGATAAGCGGGGCTATGATGGCCATTCAGCACTCAGTGCAGCAGCTCTGCAGAGGCACAGGGAAGTGGTTGAGCTCCTGATGAGACGAGGGGCGGACACAGACGTGCGTGATGCTGAGGGTAGGCCTCTATTGTACTTGCTGGTGTTGGAGGGCCATTTGGATATGGTCAGTCTGCTGATGGAGAAAGGTGGAGTTCCACTTGAGTCACGTGATGCAGAGGGGCGTACTGCCCTCCACGTGGCTGCCTGGCATGGGAATGCAGAAGCAATAAAGCTCCTTCTGGGACATGGCTCTGACCCAAATTCTCAAGACTCAGAGGGTCGATCACCTTTGCACTCTGTAGGTTGGAGGGGCCATGCAGTAGCTGGCCGTATGCTTTTGGAGGCTAGAGGTGTCAATGTTGAACTAGCCTGTCATCAGGGGGCAACAGCTCTGTCAATTGCAGCACAGGAAGGTCACACTGAAATCGTGTCCATATTTCTGGAGAAAGGTGCTGATCCAGACCACGTGGACCGCTACGGACGTACACCTGTCAAAGTAGCAGGGAAAAGGGGACACTTTAACATTGTAAGACTTTTAGAAAGCTATGGAGCTAAGCCCTACCCTGGTCTTTTGCTGCCTCCTCCACCCAGCAGAAATCCTTGTCCTTCTCAGATCTCTAATGTAAAGACCCAGTTCTTTGCCAGCTCTGGTAGTACAGGGGAAGTTGGAGTTGTGGGACAGTCAAAACCAACTGAATCATCTACATCCTCAGCCTCACCCTCAGTCTCCTGCTCCCCATCCTCCACTGCAGACCGCTTTCACTCCATCCCAAGTTCCTCATCCACCTGCCATTCCCTGGCCACGGTGCAGACGGTGCCAGCTGACAGCCTGACATTCACACAGCAGATACAGCAGCACTCTCTGCCTCGTTGCCGCAGTCGACCTTCTACCCTCCCACCATCTGGCTCTAATGCTCCCAGCCTTTATAGTAGCAACCAGAGAAGTCAGGTCAGGACAACGGCTAAAGTCAGTCCTCCCCCTTCTTCTGAACCACTAGTTCCAAATCAACCTACAAACAACCTCCTTGAGTCATTAGACAGCAACTTTACTTTTAAGGCCCAAACACACGTGATAGGTGAGGACTTGGTAAAAAGCCCTCATCAACTTGTAGGAGGGGGGAAATGGAATTCTGTTATGGCCTCCTTAGGGGTTACTCCAGGGCAAGATGCCAGACCCCTGACAAAAAGGGAAAGCCCCCTTTTAGGATACCCACCACCCAATCAGAAGGACACCTGGGACTTGCTTCGGAAAATGCCGTTCTCCCCAACCATTAACCTCTCAGTGACATCCCCAAGTGCCTTAGCAGATGAGTCCATGGTATCCATGACCACTACAGACCCACAGCTGAACCTGAAGCAGGCCATAAAGCTGCAGTTTGAGGGACCAACCAGTGCCGCTTTGTACAAGAGAGAAACACCGCTATGA